In Mycobacterium sp. JS623, one genomic interval encodes:
- the pdxT gene encoding pyridoxal 5'-phosphate synthase glutaminase subunit PdxT has translation MSAPRVGVLALQGDTREHLAALREAGADATTVRRLAELEAVDALVIPGGESTTMSHLLREFELLEPLRARLAEGMPAYGSCAGMILLATEILDAGADGREAVPLKAIDMTVRRNAFGRQIDSFEGDFPFEGLDDRVHAVFIRAPWVERVGPDVQVLGRAADHIVAVRQGRMLATAFHPEMTGDRRIHKLFVEML, from the coding sequence ATGAGCGCCCCGCGCGTCGGCGTGCTCGCGCTGCAGGGCGACACCCGCGAACACCTGGCCGCGTTGCGTGAGGCGGGCGCCGACGCAACGACGGTTCGTCGCCTCGCAGAGCTCGAGGCCGTCGACGCGCTGGTGATCCCCGGCGGCGAGTCCACCACGATGAGTCACCTGCTGCGCGAGTTCGAACTGCTCGAGCCGCTACGGGCACGGCTGGCCGAGGGCATGCCGGCCTACGGCTCGTGTGCCGGGATGATCCTGCTGGCCACCGAGATTCTGGATGCGGGCGCCGACGGCCGCGAGGCCGTTCCGCTCAAGGCCATCGATATGACGGTGCGGCGCAACGCCTTTGGCCGCCAGATTGACTCTTTCGAGGGTGATTTTCCATTTGAGGGGCTCGACGATCGCGTGCATGCGGTGTTCATCCGTGCGCCGTGGGTGGAGCGCGTCGGCCCCGATGTGCAGGTGCTGGGCCGCGCCGCTGATCACATTGTCGCGGTGCGGCAGGGCCGCATGCTCGCGACGGCGTTTCACCCGGAGATGACGGGCGACCGTCGTATTCACAAGCTGTTCGTCGAGATGCTCTAG
- a CDS encoding SDR family oxidoreductase yields the protein MTTEQITALVTGANRGLGKRFAEQLVERGAKVYAAARRPETIDVPGVIPVQLDITDPESVARAAEVAGDVNVLINNAGVSTGASLLTGSLDDVRLEMETHYFGTLAVTRAFAPIIEGNGGGSILNVLSVLSWFHAPALGAYSAAKAAGWAMTDALRQELAPRGVHVASLHVGYMDTDMAAFAPADQKTDPSTVAKLALDGLFAGEPEILADDLTRQVKAGLSG from the coding sequence ATGACGACCGAACAGATCACCGCACTAGTAACCGGAGCCAACCGCGGATTGGGCAAGCGGTTCGCTGAGCAGCTCGTCGAGCGCGGCGCGAAGGTGTATGCCGCGGCCCGTCGGCCCGAGACGATCGACGTGCCGGGTGTGATTCCCGTGCAACTCGACATCACCGATCCGGAGTCCGTCGCCCGCGCTGCCGAGGTGGCCGGCGACGTCAATGTATTGATCAACAACGCAGGCGTGTCGACCGGCGCATCGCTGCTGACCGGGTCGCTGGATGATGTGCGTCTGGAGATGGAGACCCACTACTTCGGCACGCTCGCCGTGACCCGGGCGTTCGCTCCGATCATCGAAGGAAACGGCGGCGGATCGATCCTGAACGTGCTCTCGGTGTTGTCGTGGTTCCATGCGCCCGCACTGGGTGCGTACTCCGCGGCCAAGGCGGCGGGCTGGGCGATGACCGATGCGCTGCGGCAGGAACTCGCTCCGCGCGGGGTCCATGTGGCTTCCCTTCATGTGGGGTATATGGATACCGACATGGCCGCGTTCGCGCCGGCAGACCAGAAGACCGATCCGTCGACTGTCGCGAAGCTCGCCTTGGATGGCCTATTCGCGGGTGAGCCGGAGATCCTCGCCGACGACCTGACGCGCCAAGTAAAGGCCGGGCTGTCCGGCTAG
- a CDS encoding class I SAM-dependent methyltransferase translates to MQGASQTAVMTAVSRGAHHFMDPDPIFSDTYALALVGMSELEAVEFLRAAGPERLWHVARLFVCQRSRFVEEAVERAVADGVNQFVDVGAGLSSFAWRRTDLLQTLNVFEVDHPDTQSVKRQRVDAVGLTCPPNMHFVAVDFNAADSLADALTGAGFDASKPSIWSWLGVVTYRRVDAVRSTLAEVAALSTKRSTLVASFGVPDEFMEPASSEFAHLVRELVAKIGEPQVTWLQPEEMETIAREAHWRQVTSVDPASFAPWFAGRSDGLQPVRYEWLLVAEK, encoded by the coding sequence ATGCAAGGGGCCAGTCAGACGGCAGTGATGACCGCAGTCAGCCGTGGCGCTCACCACTTCATGGACCCGGACCCGATCTTCAGCGACACCTATGCGCTGGCGCTTGTCGGCATGAGCGAATTGGAAGCGGTCGAGTTCCTCAGGGCCGCCGGCCCAGAACGGCTGTGGCACGTGGCCCGCCTCTTCGTCTGCCAGCGTTCCCGGTTCGTCGAGGAAGCGGTCGAACGAGCGGTCGCGGACGGCGTCAACCAGTTCGTCGATGTAGGCGCGGGGTTGAGTTCGTTCGCATGGCGCAGGACTGACTTGCTCCAGACCCTTAACGTGTTCGAGGTCGACCATCCCGACACGCAGTCAGTCAAGCGTCAGCGTGTCGATGCTGTTGGGTTGACCTGTCCGCCCAATATGCATTTCGTGGCGGTGGACTTCAACGCAGCCGACAGTCTCGCTGATGCGCTCACGGGTGCAGGTTTCGATGCTTCGAAGCCGTCGATCTGGTCCTGGCTCGGGGTCGTCACGTATCGGAGGGTTGATGCAGTTCGATCGACCCTTGCAGAAGTTGCCGCGCTTTCGACGAAGCGATCGACACTCGTCGCTTCGTTCGGTGTTCCCGATGAGTTCATGGAACCCGCATCAAGCGAATTCGCTCACCTCGTCCGAGAGTTGGTCGCCAAAATCGGTGAGCCACAGGTCACGTGGCTTCAGCCCGAGGAAATGGAGACCATTGCGCGGGAGGCGCACTGGCGACAGGTGACCAGCGTGGATCCCGCGTCATTCGCGCCGTGGTTCGCCGGTCGATCCGACGGCCTGCAACCGGTTCGGTATGAGTGGCTACTGGTAGCCGAGAAGTAA
- a CDS encoding YebC/PmpR family DNA-binding transcriptional regulator, whose amino-acid sequence MSGHSKWATTKHKKAVIDARRGKNFARLIKNIEVAARVGGGDPGGNPTLYDAIQKAKKNSVPNDNIERARKRGAGEEAGGADYQAITYEGYGPNGVAVLIECLTDNRNRAAGEVRVAVTRNGGNMADPGSVSYLFSRKGLVTLAKDGLTEDDVLTAVLEAGAEEVNDLEDSFEIICEPSDLVAVRTALQDAGIDYESAEASFQPSVSVPVDLDGARKVVKLIDALEDLDDVQDVYTNVDIPDDVAATLDEE is encoded by the coding sequence ATGAGCGGCCATTCCAAGTGGGCCACCACCAAGCACAAGAAGGCCGTGATCGACGCCCGCCGCGGCAAGAACTTCGCCCGATTGATCAAGAACATCGAGGTGGCCGCGCGCGTCGGTGGCGGTGATCCCGGCGGCAACCCCACGCTGTACGACGCCATCCAGAAGGCCAAGAAGAACTCGGTGCCCAACGACAACATCGAGCGGGCCCGCAAGCGTGGCGCGGGCGAGGAGGCCGGCGGCGCCGACTACCAGGCCATCACGTACGAGGGCTACGGCCCCAACGGCGTCGCGGTGCTGATCGAGTGCCTGACCGACAACCGCAACCGCGCGGCCGGCGAGGTGCGCGTCGCGGTCACGCGCAACGGCGGCAACATGGCCGATCCCGGGTCGGTGTCCTACCTGTTCTCCCGCAAAGGTCTGGTCACGCTGGCCAAGGACGGCCTCACCGAGGACGACGTGCTGACCGCAGTGCTGGAAGCGGGGGCAGAAGAAGTCAACGATCTCGAGGACAGCTTCGAAATCATATGCGAGCCAAGCGATCTCGTTGCAGTACGCACCGCGTTGCAGGATGCAGGCATCGACTACGAGTCGGCGGAGGCCAGCTTCCAGCCGTCGGTGAGCGTGCCTGTGGACCTCGACGGCGCCCGCAAGGTGGTCAAGCTGATCGACGCGCTCGAGGATCTCGACGATGTGCAGGACGTCTACACCAACGTCGACATCCCTGACGACGTCGCCGCCACCCTGGACGAGGAGTAG